In Syngnathus typhle isolate RoL2023-S1 ecotype Sweden linkage group LG13, RoL_Styp_1.0, whole genome shotgun sequence, the sequence tctgctaATTGTGATGACAGCTATTGTATTTGAAATTTCCTTTTGCTTTCCAGATCTCCGATGCTTCGGGTTCCATGAAGTTGACTGTGGTGGCCGCATCCAGCCCCTTCAAACAGGCCATGTTGTCATCCGACGAGTGTTACATTCTGGATAACGGAGTGGACAAGAACATATTTGTTTGGAAAGGTAATCAAGTCATCCAAATTCACACAAGTAATATTACAATATTTGATTGAATCAGATTtgattgtgcaagtgtacctaatgaagtgtccagtgAATGGACTGGATATACGTTTGTCTCATCTGCCTATCATTGCCTTCAATCAGGTCCAAAGGCCAACGTGTCAGAGCGCAAAGCCGCCATGTCAGCAGGCCAGAAGTTCATTAAAGACAAAGGGTACAGCAACAAGTGCCAGGTACATTTTGGAGATGATCTTCTGTAGTCGaaccgcacaaaaaaaaaacgttcttcATGCTCCTTGCAGCTGCAAGTGCTTCCCGCAGGAGCCGAGACAATCCTCTTCAAGCAGTTCTTCAGTGACTGGAAGGACAAAGACCAGACCACCGGGCCGAGTCAGGCTTACACTATTGGCCGCATCGCTAAAGTGGATCAGGTGCCCTTTGACGCCTCCAGCCTGCACTCCAATAAGGCCATGGCAGCTCAGCATGGCATGGTCGACGATGGCACGGGCAAGTTCCAGGTAAAACTACCTTCAACTTGACTCATTCACCTCCTAGCTGTCCCCGGTCACCACAGGTGTGCCCCAAGGTTCCATCCTGGGGCCCCTTCTCTTTAACTCTTTCCCATCAGCAAATCAGTGACAACCAGTTGTTGAGCAAGGCCAACTCTTCTTCTCCCCTACTTGACAGTTTCAATGACTTTGTCTCTTTTAGATTTGGCGTGCGGAGAACGGTGAAATGGTTCCTGTAGATCCTGCATCGTACGGCCACTTCTATGGCGGCGACTGTTACATCATCCTCTACACCTACAAGACAGGACAACTGATTTACACTTGGTGTGTGTTATTGGCGTTTGACTTTCGGCTTAACTCGTCAAACGTATTCTGACTATGTCGACGTGACTTTGTCAGGCAGGGGCTGAAGGCGACGCAGGATGAATTGACTGCTTCAGCGTTTCTCACCGTCAAGTTGGATGACTCAATGGGAGGATCACCAGTTCAGGTTCGAGCTTGTCGACAGATACCAACgcctttatatctttttttctacTTAACCACCTGCCGGTATTCTTAAAATCAGGATGATATCAGGAATAGATAGCCAAGGTTAATTGTGAGCTCAAAAAACATCTATTTGGTGAGAGATTGAACGTCAACTGCAACTTTCTTCATCAAAAAATACACCACCTTCAAAtaaccagcagagggcgctgttCTATTAATTCTAACGTGGCCCTGTAGCTACAAGTCGGATTTCTGATAAATGACTGATTAGAAATACTGAAAATTATATATTATACGTGAATAAACTcgctaaaaaaaattttttaatttttaaatttgataATTGCtgtaaaaagatttttttattttatttagaaatTGGCCTTAATTATTGAGTCCTGTTGTGTTCTACAGGTGAGAGTGACTCAGGGCCAGGAGCCCCCTCACTTGATGAGCCTGTTCAAGGGCAGACCCATGATCATCCACAGCGGAGGAACATCACGTAAAGGTGGACAGACCCAATCTGGCAGCACTCGCCTCTTCCACATCCGCCAGAGCACCTCCCACGCTACCCGGGCCGTGGAGGTGACGAGCGCTTTTATTCAACCCGCCGAAAAGTCTCCCACTTCTCACCGCTCTTCATTTCATCCTTCAGGTTGATGTTTCCGCTTCCAACCTGAACACCAATGACGTGTTTGTGCTGAAGTCACCGAGCGGTCTGTTTGTGTGGCGAGGCGTGGGCGCCAGCGACAACGAGATGGAGGCCGCCAAGCACGTGGTGGGCTTCCTCGGAGGAAGCGCCAGCCATGTTGCCGAGGGAAAAGAGCCAGGTGGGTGTCCTCTGTTAATCCATTGACAATATAGAAGAAAAATTCATTGATGCCCACCTTTAGTCACCAGAAGATGACAGCAAAGACGGACTAAATAAAGCCCCGCCCCTCATTTCAGCATAGTTGCTTGGGCCCCATGCAAGATGCCAGCACCTTTTATTAGACATGCTGAATTTTTAAGCAAATAACATCTCTGTGGATTCCACCCAAAAAAGTAGCTTGTGATTATATatcaattcttcttcttctcagcTGCATTCTGGACCGCTCTGGGTGGCAAAAAGGAATACCAGACATCCAAGACTCTGCAGAACATGATCAAGCCACCACGCCTGTTTGGCTGCTCCAACAAAACCGGACGACTCACTGTACGTGTGACATCATGATATGAATGAATTGCGCTTGGGCACATTATGACGACAGCCTTCTCGCAGGTTGAAGAAGTTCCTGGAGATTTCACTCAGACTGACTTGGccacggatgatgtcatgattctAGATACTTGGACCCAAGTAAGATGGCtctactgttttgttttggttggcTTTGGAGAATTCTCATTTGTGCCCTGACCAAATAGCCTTGATGACATCCGTTGTTTGTGTCCAGCTCTTCCTTTGGATCGGCAATGAAGCGAACGCACAGGAAAGGACCGGAGCTCCCAAATTAGGTTGGTTGTACAAAAAATGTCCAGTTGAATTATCCCTTAGCTATTAACTTTTCCAAAAAACAACGACGACCGTGCCTAATGATTCTTAAAACCTTTGCGACTCGCACGTTAGCCATCTTGCCTTTGGCACTAAACGCAGTATTGTCACATGATGGCCTTTTGAGCGGCAAATGTCCATGGCCCTTTTGCACTTTTGCTCGAGGCCAACAATGTCCATGAGCGCACTTGTCAAGAGAAGTCAACATTGTGTCTCTGCAGTGTGGCAGACACTATTGTATAATATTTTTTCTTCCCGAGTCCAAGCAGCTATCCTTCATAGATGTTTGCTTATTATGGGAGTGCTCCCTCCCT encodes:
- the scinlb gene encoding scinderin like b — encoded protein: MVSHKEFANAGKQPGLQVWRIENLDLKPVPKALHGNFYSGDAYLLLFTTSAPSYSIHMWLGEECSQDESGAAAIFATQLDDFLGGGPVQFREIQACESNTFLGYFKTGITYKKGGVASGFQHVVTNDANVKRLLHIKGRRAIRATEVEMTWASFNKGDCFIIDLGKDIYQWCGSECNRYERLKASHMAIHIRDNERNGRAKLHMVDEGQEPQAITEVLGPKPAIAPSTPDDEKVEASNRKKGALYMISDASGSMKLTVVAASSPFKQAMLSSDECYILDNGVDKNIFVWKGPKANVSERKAAMSAGQKFIKDKGYSNKCQLQVLPAGAETILFKQFFSDWKDKDQTTGPSQAYTIGRIAKVDQVPFDASSLHSNKAMAAQHGMVDDGTGKFQIWRAENGEMVPVDPASYGHFYGGDCYIILYTYKTGQLIYTWQGLKATQDELTASAFLTVKLDDSMGGSPVQVRVTQGQEPPHLMSLFKGRPMIIHSGGTSRKGGQTQSGSTRLFHIRQSTSHATRAVEVDVSASNLNTNDVFVLKSPSGLFVWRGVGASDNEMEAAKHVVGFLGGSASHVAEGKEPAAFWTALGGKKEYQTSKTLQNMIKPPRLFGCSNKTGRLTVEEVPGDFTQTDLATDDVMILDTWTQLFLWIGNEANAQERTGAPKLAREYLDSDPSGRKGLPITTIKQGAEPPIFTGWFHAWDPKMWETDPLDRIRARF